A genomic region of Enterococcus sp. 12C11_DIV0727 contains the following coding sequences:
- the rsmB gene encoding 16S rRNA (cytosine(967)-C(5))-methyltransferase RsmB encodes MGKKIPARVKSSVRYVALRTIERVDNGGAYSNLLLNEMINKSALGEKDSRLFTELVYGTISRKLLLEYYLTPFITNPKKVDSWVKNLLSLSIYQLVFLDKIPDHAIINEAVEIGKHRGNVGIGKFVNGVLRAFQREGAPSLDNIKDPVERLSVEISMPKWLTEKLIKQMGLEETRKLGLSLFEKSHVSGRVDTREISIEDALKVLQEDHIEAQASQVSPYGVVADKGFLAGNYLFDAGKLTIQDESSMLVAPAMQIEKNHVVLDACAAPGGKTTHIATFLDAAQGGRVKSLDIHDHKIKLIKQNADRLHVKDVVDTEKLDARKVGEEFPAEYFDRILVDAPCSGLGLMRRKPDIKYNKAAQDFDQLPKIQLEILESVAPTLKHCGIMVYSTCTIAEEENQEVVAAFLQKHPEFKKIDVSVSEAVEPSVHEQMLTLYPHQLGTDGFFICCMQKVC; translated from the coding sequence ATGGGAAAGAAAATACCAGCAAGAGTAAAAAGTTCTGTCCGCTATGTGGCATTAAGAACGATTGAGCGCGTTGATAATGGCGGTGCCTATTCAAATTTATTATTAAACGAAATGATCAATAAGTCTGCTTTAGGAGAAAAAGATAGTCGCCTATTCACAGAACTAGTGTATGGCACGATCAGCCGAAAATTGTTATTAGAATATTATCTAACGCCATTTATTACCAACCCTAAAAAAGTCGATAGTTGGGTGAAAAATTTACTGAGTTTATCAATCTATCAATTAGTCTTTTTAGATAAAATTCCTGATCACGCCATCATCAATGAAGCTGTTGAAATCGGGAAACACCGAGGCAATGTTGGTATCGGTAAATTTGTGAACGGTGTACTTCGGGCATTTCAACGAGAAGGAGCACCAAGTTTAGACAATATCAAAGATCCTGTCGAACGCCTATCAGTAGAAATCAGCATGCCCAAATGGCTGACGGAAAAGTTAATCAAACAAATGGGATTGGAAGAAACAAGAAAATTAGGGTTGTCGCTTTTTGAAAAAAGTCATGTTAGTGGTCGTGTGGATACACGTGAAATCAGCATTGAAGATGCGTTGAAGGTTTTACAAGAAGACCATATCGAAGCCCAAGCTAGTCAAGTTTCCCCTTATGGTGTGGTTGCGGATAAAGGCTTTTTAGCTGGAAATTACTTGTTTGATGCAGGGAAATTGACGATCCAAGATGAAAGCTCGATGCTTGTTGCCCCAGCCATGCAAATCGAAAAAAATCATGTAGTTTTAGATGCTTGTGCGGCGCCTGGTGGTAAAACAACACATATCGCAACATTCCTTGATGCAGCACAAGGCGGTCGTGTGAAATCTTTAGATATTCACGATCATAAAATCAAGTTGATCAAACAAAACGCTGATCGTCTCCATGTAAAAGACGTCGTAGACACTGAAAAATTAGATGCACGCAAAGTTGGAGAAGAATTTCCAGCAGAATATTTTGATCGGATTTTAGTAGATGCACCTTGCTCTGGATTAGGGTTGATGCGTCGTAAACCAGATATTAAATACAATAAAGCAGCACAAGATTTTGATCAATTACCTAAAATTCAATTAGAAATTCTTGAAAGTGTTGCCCCAACGTTAAAACATTGCGGTATAATGGTCTATAGCACATGTACGATTGCCGAAGAAGAAAATCAAGAAGTTGTTGCAGCATTTTTACAAAAACATCCAGAATTTAAAAAAATAGATGTCAGTGTTAGCGAGGCTGTAGAGCCTTCTGTGCATGAGCAAATGCTCACGCTATACCCGCATCAATTAGGCACGGATGGATTCTTTATTTGCTGTATGCAGAAAGTTTGTTAA
- the fmt gene encoding methionyl-tRNA formyltransferase, with the protein MTKLIFMGTPAFSVPILEGLIENGYEIQAVVTQPDRPVGRKKVITPTPVKEAAVKHGLLVLQPEKISGSPEMEKIIELAPDLIVTAAFGQFLPEKILTAPKLGAVNVHASLLPKYRGGAPVHYSIIEGEKETGVTIMEMVKKMDAGDILSQKAIPITKTDDVGTMFDKLSLVGKELLLETLPKILAGEITPQPQDENEVTFSPNITREQEQIDWHKTAEQVDNQVRGMRPWPTAFTTYNGINWKLWDVTPLDETTNDVPGTIIKRSKKELWIACGEGTVLSVNTIQPSGKGKLFIQDFLNGVGKTVAESDKVG; encoded by the coding sequence ATGACTAAATTAATTTTTATGGGAACACCCGCATTTTCAGTCCCGATTTTAGAAGGATTAATCGAAAACGGTTATGAGATTCAAGCAGTCGTGACGCAGCCAGATCGCCCCGTTGGACGTAAAAAAGTAATTACGCCAACACCTGTGAAAGAAGCGGCAGTCAAACATGGATTACTTGTTTTACAGCCGGAAAAAATCTCAGGTTCACCTGAAATGGAAAAAATTATCGAACTTGCGCCTGATCTGATTGTGACAGCCGCTTTTGGACAATTTTTACCAGAGAAAATTTTAACTGCGCCAAAACTGGGAGCAGTCAATGTTCATGCGTCATTATTGCCAAAATATCGTGGCGGAGCGCCTGTTCATTATTCGATCATTGAGGGAGAAAAGGAAACAGGTGTCACGATCATGGAGATGGTGAAGAAAATGGATGCTGGAGATATCCTTTCTCAAAAAGCGATTCCCATCACTAAAACAGATGATGTTGGGACGATGTTTGATAAATTAAGTCTTGTGGGGAAAGAATTATTGCTGGAAACATTGCCTAAAATTTTAGCTGGTGAAATCACGCCACAACCTCAAGATGAAAATGAAGTAACGTTTTCTCCGAATATCACGAGAGAACAAGAACAAATCGATTGGCATAAAACAGCGGAGCAAGTCGACAATCAAGTACGCGGTATGCGCCCGTGGCCGACAGCTTTTACTACCTATAATGGAATCAATTGGAAATTATGGGATGTTACCCCTTTGGATGAAACGACAAATGACGTTCCAGGAACAATCATCAAACGTAGCAAAAAGGAATTATGGATCGCCTGTGGAGAAGGGACCGTTCTTTCTGTCAACACGATTCAGCCATCCGGCAAAGGAAAATTATTTATCCAAGACTTCTTAAATGGCGTCGGTAAAACAGTCGCAGAATCAGATAAGGTGGGCTAG
- the def gene encoding peptide deformylase has translation MRYPIVIHPNERLKQKAKPVTMITDETVKLLEDMYETMIAHDGIGLAAPQIGKNLQLAVIEVDDETGLFELINPEIIERKGTDIDVEGCLSIPETYGTVERADEVTVRYFDREGQEIEVTAYGYLARAFQHEIDHLNGELFIDKIIDPIKPEDLDAYMEEHLDD, from the coding sequence ATGCGCTATCCTATAGTGATACACCCTAATGAACGCCTAAAACAAAAAGCAAAACCGGTGACAATGATCACGGATGAAACAGTGAAACTTCTAGAAGATATGTACGAAACGATGATCGCCCATGATGGGATTGGTCTAGCAGCGCCACAAATTGGGAAAAACTTGCAATTAGCAGTGATCGAAGTGGATGATGAAACTGGTTTATTTGAGTTGATCAATCCTGAAATCATCGAGCGAAAAGGCACAGATATCGATGTGGAAGGCTGCTTAAGTATTCCAGAAACCTATGGCACAGTTGAACGAGCAGATGAAGTAACCGTTCGTTACTTTGACCGTGAAGGACAGGAGATCGAAGTGACCGCCTATGGTTATCTCGCTAGAGCATTTCAACATGAAATCGATCATCTAAATGGTGAATTATTTATCGACAAAATCATTGATCCAATCAAACCAGAAGATTTAGATGCATATATGGAGGAACATTTAGATGACTAA
- the priA gene encoding primosomal protein N' → MRKAAQVIVDVPTMQTDQPFTYLIPFNLEQQLTVGMRVEVPFGNGNRHLQGFVLAIDEVSDEVIAAQKFEWKEILSVLDLKPVLNTELLELADYMKEKTFAFKITCLQTMLPSVMRADYSKYIYLTDELEETMQDELFYGLDEIAWEDAVARNILPQLMQLRKQQKVDIRYEVNTRNRVKIIRYVQALKNVEQLEEARMELRKSSQKKEQLINYLQQVGLEKMTTVKEMKELGFSTAVLNDGANRQWLTFIEAEAYRDPFADHTFEKTTALALNDEQQNAVNNILDSVNQEISQTYLLEGITGSGKTEVYLQVIAEVLNQGKTAMMLVPEISLTPQMVYRFKSRFGEQVAVMHSALSQGEKYDEWRKIERGEAQVVVGVRSAIFSPLENLGVVIIDEEHEASYKQEETPRYHARDLAIWRAAYHNCPVVLGSATPSLETRARAQKNVYKRLVLSKRANQTATLPTIDVVDMREEIQNKNTSSFSIALQEKIQDRLAKKEQSVLLLNRRGYSSFVMCRDCGYVLPCPNCDISLTLHMDTKTMKCHYCGHEERIPYHCPNCGGDKIRYYGTGTQKVEEELKALFPESRVLRMDVDTTRRKGAHEKILTAFGNHEADILLGTQMIAKGLDFPNVTLVGVLNADTALNLPDFRSSERTFQLLTQVSGRAGRAEKPGEVIIQSFNPEHYAIQLAKAQDYEDFYQKEMYVRHRGDYPPFYFTVQITASHPEENQAAKQMFEIVKELKSGLSDQSILLGPTPNAIMRVNNRYFYQVIIKYKNEPNLQNILKKILTDTQRATAHGLKLSIDAEPMNFI, encoded by the coding sequence ATGAGAAAAGCGGCGCAAGTGATTGTTGATGTACCGACGATGCAGACAGACCAACCGTTTACTTATTTGATTCCTTTTAACTTAGAACAACAATTAACCGTTGGTATGCGGGTAGAAGTTCCATTTGGTAATGGAAACCGTCATTTACAAGGGTTTGTTTTAGCGATAGATGAAGTCTCTGACGAAGTAATAGCGGCGCAAAAGTTTGAATGGAAAGAAATTCTATCTGTTCTAGATTTAAAACCTGTCCTTAATACGGAATTACTGGAATTAGCTGACTACATGAAAGAGAAAACATTTGCCTTTAAAATCACCTGTTTACAAACGATGCTGCCAAGCGTAATGCGTGCAGATTATAGTAAATACATATATTTAACGGATGAATTAGAAGAAACAATGCAAGATGAGTTATTTTATGGCTTAGATGAAATTGCTTGGGAAGATGCTGTAGCACGGAATATTTTACCGCAATTGATGCAACTTAGAAAACAGCAAAAAGTCGATATTCGCTACGAAGTGAATACTCGAAATAGAGTCAAAATAATCCGCTATGTTCAAGCGTTAAAAAATGTTGAACAATTGGAAGAAGCACGAATGGAACTTAGAAAAAGCTCACAGAAAAAAGAGCAATTGATCAACTACTTACAGCAAGTAGGTCTAGAAAAAATGACCACGGTCAAAGAGATGAAAGAACTAGGATTTAGCACAGCTGTTTTAAATGACGGAGCAAATAGACAGTGGCTGACCTTTATCGAAGCCGAAGCCTATCGTGATCCATTTGCAGACCATACATTTGAAAAAACAACAGCATTAGCCTTGAATGACGAACAACAAAATGCCGTAAACAACATTCTGGATTCAGTCAACCAAGAGATCAGTCAAACCTATTTACTAGAAGGCATCACTGGTAGCGGGAAGACAGAAGTCTATCTCCAAGTGATCGCGGAAGTCTTGAATCAAGGAAAAACTGCCATGATGCTAGTACCTGAAATTTCATTGACACCACAAATGGTTTACCGCTTTAAAAGTCGGTTTGGTGAACAAGTTGCAGTGATGCACAGCGCCTTATCTCAAGGAGAGAAATATGATGAGTGGCGTAAAATTGAACGTGGTGAAGCACAAGTTGTAGTAGGCGTACGTTCGGCGATTTTCTCTCCTTTAGAAAATCTTGGAGTAGTTATCATTGATGAGGAGCATGAAGCCAGTTATAAACAAGAAGAAACGCCACGTTATCATGCACGGGATCTTGCCATTTGGCGAGCTGCATATCACAATTGCCCAGTGGTTTTAGGCAGTGCAACACCTTCGCTAGAAACACGAGCTCGAGCACAAAAAAATGTCTATAAACGCTTAGTACTATCAAAAAGAGCCAATCAAACAGCCACGTTACCCACAATTGACGTTGTGGATATGCGTGAAGAAATCCAAAATAAAAATACGTCGTCCTTTTCAATAGCACTACAAGAAAAGATCCAAGATCGTTTAGCTAAAAAAGAACAAAGTGTTCTGCTGTTGAATCGTCGAGGCTATTCTTCTTTTGTAATGTGCCGAGATTGTGGCTATGTATTACCTTGTCCAAACTGTGACATTTCGCTAACGCTGCACATGGATACGAAAACGATGAAATGCCATTACTGTGGTCATGAAGAACGTATTCCTTATCATTGTCCCAACTGTGGCGGTGATAAAATCCGTTATTATGGAACTGGAACGCAAAAAGTGGAAGAAGAACTTAAAGCATTATTCCCTGAAAGTCGTGTTTTACGGATGGATGTTGATACAACAAGACGAAAAGGTGCCCATGAGAAAATTTTGACAGCCTTCGGTAATCATGAAGCAGATATTCTGCTTGGAACACAAATGATTGCTAAAGGATTAGATTTTCCAAATGTAACCTTAGTCGGTGTCTTGAATGCTGATACGGCACTTAATTTGCCAGATTTTCGTTCGAGTGAACGGACATTTCAATTATTGACCCAAGTCAGCGGTCGGGCAGGACGCGCTGAGAAGCCGGGAGAAGTAATCATTCAGTCTTTTAATCCTGAACATTATGCAATTCAGTTAGCGAAGGCTCAAGATTATGAAGATTTTTACCAAAAAGAAATGTACGTCCGCCATCGTGGCGATTACCCACCATTTTATTTTACGGTGCAAATCACCGCAAGCCATCCTGAAGAAAATCAAGCGGCCAAGCAGATGTTTGAAATAGTCAAAGAATTAAAATCTGGCTTGTCTGACCAAAGTATTTTATTGGGACCAACACCAAACGCTATTATGCGTGTTAATAATCGTTATTTTTACCAAGTGATCATTAAATATAAAAACGAACCGAATTTGCAAAATATCTTAAAAAAAATACTGACCGATACTCAAAGAGCAACAGCACACGGTTTAAAGTTATCAATCGATGCTGAGCCAATGAATTTTATCTGA
- a CDS encoding lantibiotic dehydratase C-terminal domain-containing protein has translation MFSRASYRVTQYNGLANEYKYTLKSGSIEQENCTKEVWKFCSLDEFNESQKIKLNPLLTEDAQNNYIIHAKLDTKKKVLRSFFVEYIVKLLENPCEFHSLKMKLRSQFVNLDLSEVEEALKTLIEHEFLVFDRTIRTDTGKKFLHCMPNKDAMDISNIINKKDLERTESFIRNLLGAVIYENYYEAVEEFYDTYNDKFISLKTLMENEQLVSKILSVKTSINKNSDLINNIHSQVEILKTVSGKDVIIDKKLIKRNYQKNHLAENRGFDIFFNLYKMNTDNVVIDIDTGQGIVPESDSHCIFNHDEKSDVLLGNNFNDEILAFLKFKNTEKNSKTIENSNIFDSIFIGLRENHFVVIDENKNDLHISKGTTIDLKFFPTPYIVLLICSSVSNLSVNFNDILSTSELFFHPRVMLDNIIVRRKTWNLSMLLNTTINYEEFYHNIVLLKEKRLINDILSMCSGDCETYLNLSSEDDLKYMYKSLKSNSKILFKENLQEYSPFFFNNDCYSNQCIASFHGKKRKETLNINKENIDVVVDNKHTNLEVDFYTINIQYNNNVTTSEIYDCIKMVIETFFIDEFFWVNYKIKENKNECRFRIKKDCEGIVSLILSKLGIENVSILVETYVPEYFRYYCLGIDNFFKLCNLDSKITIYEYNPDSTIKDTMINTNTWLKAFVEKDLNSEIAILKLLIKSHRVYKLGKEYTTFTNQFNKNKYKELSTFISSNYLYNLKKEEIAALIHMSNNRVLGPDIETEQKIYKLLLSYKLECKHREGKH, from the coding sequence TTGTTTTCTAGAGCTTCTTACAGGGTAACTCAGTATAATGGATTAGCAAACGAGTATAAATATACGTTAAAATCTGGTTCAATAGAACAGGAAAATTGTACAAAAGAAGTTTGGAAGTTTTGTTCACTGGATGAGTTTAATGAGTCACAAAAAATTAAATTAAACCCGTTATTAACAGAAGATGCTCAAAATAATTATATAATTCATGCTAAATTAGATACGAAGAAAAAGGTACTGAGATCATTTTTTGTGGAATATATTGTAAAGTTATTAGAAAATCCATGTGAGTTTCATTCTCTAAAGATGAAGCTTAGGAGTCAATTTGTTAATTTGGATTTATCAGAGGTAGAAGAAGCTTTAAAGACCTTAATTGAACACGAATTTTTGGTTTTTGATAGAACTATTCGCACAGATACAGGGAAGAAATTTTTGCACTGTATGCCCAACAAAGATGCTATGGATATCTCTAATATAATCAACAAGAAAGATTTAGAACGTACAGAATCATTTATTAGAAATTTACTAGGTGCTGTAATATATGAAAATTATTATGAAGCAGTTGAAGAATTCTATGATACCTATAATGACAAATTTATTTCCCTAAAAACATTAATGGAAAATGAACAATTAGTTTCTAAAATTTTGAGTGTAAAAACTTCTATCAATAAAAATAGTGACTTGATTAATAATATTCACTCTCAAGTTGAAATCTTAAAAACTGTATCTGGTAAAGATGTAATAATTGATAAAAAGTTAATAAAACGCAACTATCAAAAAAATCATTTAGCCGAAAATCGCGGATTTGATATCTTTTTTAATCTATACAAAATGAACACTGATAATGTAGTTATTGATATAGATACTGGTCAAGGAATTGTCCCGGAAAGTGATTCACATTGTATCTTTAATCATGACGAAAAAAGTGATGTATTACTAGGAAATAATTTCAACGATGAGATTTTGGCTTTTTTGAAGTTCAAAAATACAGAAAAAAATTCAAAAACAATAGAAAATAGTAATATTTTTGATTCAATATTTATAGGTTTACGAGAGAATCATTTTGTAGTAATTGATGAAAATAAAAATGATCTCCATATATCTAAAGGTACTACAATAGACTTGAAGTTTTTTCCAACACCATATATAGTCCTTCTAATTTGTTCGAGCGTATCTAATTTATCAGTAAACTTTAATGATATTCTATCTACATCAGAATTATTTTTCCATCCTAGAGTAATGCTAGATAATATTATAGTTAGACGTAAGACATGGAATCTATCCATGCTACTAAACACAACCATAAATTACGAAGAATTCTATCATAACATAGTTTTATTGAAGGAGAAAAGGTTGATCAATGACATATTGAGCATGTGTAGCGGTGATTGTGAAACATATCTTAATTTATCGTCAGAAGATGACTTGAAATATATGTATAAATCTCTGAAATCTAATTCAAAAATTTTATTTAAAGAAAATCTTCAAGAATACTCTCCTTTTTTCTTTAATAATGATTGTTATAGTAATCAGTGTATAGCATCTTTTCATGGGAAGAAAAGAAAAGAAACACTCAATATTAATAAGGAAAATATTGATGTTGTAGTTGACAATAAGCATACAAATCTAGAGGTTGATTTTTATACTATTAATATACAATACAATAACAACGTGACTACCTCCGAAATATACGATTGTATAAAGATGGTCATTGAAACTTTCTTCATAGACGAGTTTTTTTGGGTAAACTATAAGATAAAAGAAAATAAAAATGAATGTCGTTTTAGAATAAAAAAAGACTGCGAAGGAATAGTTTCGCTTATTTTAAGTAAACTAGGAATTGAGAATGTATCTATACTTGTAGAAACGTATGTACCAGAATATTTTAGGTATTATTGTCTGGGAATAGATAATTTTTTCAAACTGTGTAATCTAGACTCAAAGATTACTATTTATGAATATAATCCTGATTCTACAATTAAAGACACCATGATTAATACAAATACATGGTTAAAAGCATTTGTAGAAAAGGATTTAAATTCTGAAATTGCTATTCTAAAATTATTGATAAAAAGTCATAGAGTATATAAATTGGGAAAGGAATATACTACTTTCACAAATCAATTTAATAAAAATAAATATAAAGAACTAAGTACGTTTATTAGTAGTAACTATTTGTACAATTTGAAAAAAGAAGAGATAGCGGCTTTAATTCATATGAGCAATAATAGGGTCCTTGGACCGGATATAGAAACTGAACAAAAGATTTATAAATTGTTATTATCTTACAAATTAGAGTGCAAGCATAGAGAGGGGAAACATTGA
- a CDS encoding DUF2087 domain-containing protein — protein sequence MTENNDIEVKFFKNRILQQIPKKEKNKIKVLNFFWNQFEFETVYTELEINKIIKKHYSDFSLIRRYLVDYRFLKRDSYGKEYIKLRREVTR from the coding sequence ATGACAGAAAATAATGATATCGAAGTTAAATTTTTTAAAAATAGGATTCTGCAACAAATTCCGAAAAAGGAGAAGAATAAGATAAAGGTGCTCAATTTTTTTTGGAATCAGTTTGAATTCGAGACAGTATATACCGAATTGGAAATCAACAAAATTATTAAAAAGCATTATTCAGATTTTTCTTTAATTAGAAGATATTTAGTAGATTACAGATTTTTAAAAAGAGATAGTTATGGGAAAGAATATATTAAACTTAGAAGGGAAGTTACACGTTAA
- a CDS encoding MFS transporter: protein MKDKVKAYYILSSFIAIATQLFSAILYIFLINENYSYTEISIYLSLFWLICTVCELPGGVLVDTLGSKKIMQISFLLRGVGLGILIVPNNFPCLLLSAVLTGIAEALASGSAETWISNEVKKDNSKQSIQPILAKNNIISPFFGMLSGFIGAQLLPKINMKLPFIISAIMFISLSLLVKTLIHEPERKKRDITEKSSVTNMYKRTIRNSIVDIKKVKYFWFYMLLFVIPSILDIGPSNQWSVVINENISQLITGYFWVAIGMVTILSNVIITRYFNNEKTSTISVIYFFIVFDSIILILISLSYINAFFILIHVFIYGILNTLIMAYIHDHIVENNNSRNSIISTFYTLEALIVSALLPINGYLSDKLNIKQTWLIFVVLSMALVWILTINLKKRSIGNTYDRK, encoded by the coding sequence ATGAAAGATAAAGTTAAGGCATATTATATTCTCAGCTCTTTTATAGCTATTGCTACGCAATTGTTTTCTGCAATACTCTATATTTTTCTAATAAATGAAAATTATTCGTATACAGAAATTAGTATATATTTATCTTTATTTTGGCTTATATGTACAGTGTGTGAGTTGCCAGGTGGTGTTTTGGTGGACACATTAGGAAGTAAAAAAATTATGCAAATAAGTTTTTTATTGAGAGGTGTGGGCTTGGGGATATTAATTGTTCCCAATAATTTTCCTTGTTTGTTACTTTCTGCTGTGTTGACTGGAATTGCAGAAGCATTAGCATCTGGATCTGCAGAGACATGGATATCAAATGAAGTAAAAAAAGATAATTCTAAACAGTCCATTCAACCAATTTTGGCTAAAAATAATATAATATCTCCATTTTTTGGCATGCTTTCAGGATTCATTGGAGCACAGTTGCTACCAAAAATTAACATGAAATTACCATTTATCATATCTGCAATTATGTTTATTTCTTTGTCGTTGTTAGTTAAGACGCTTATTCATGAACCTGAGAGGAAAAAACGAGATATAACAGAAAAATCCTCAGTTACTAATATGTACAAAAGAACTATTAGAAATAGCATAGTAGACATAAAAAAAGTAAAGTATTTTTGGTTTTACATGCTCTTGTTTGTGATTCCGTCAATCCTTGATATAGGTCCATCAAATCAATGGTCAGTGGTAATAAATGAGAATATTAGTCAATTAATAACAGGTTATTTTTGGGTAGCAATTGGAATGGTGACTATTTTATCAAACGTAATTATAACAAGATACTTCAATAATGAAAAAACATCTACGATTAGTGTAATCTATTTTTTTATAGTATTTGACTCTATAATACTGATACTGATTTCACTGAGTTATATTAATGCTTTTTTTATTTTAATACATGTATTTATTTATGGTATTTTGAATACTCTTATTATGGCGTATATTCATGATCATATTGTTGAAAATAATAATTCTAGAAATTCGATTATTTCAACTTTTTATACATTAGAGGCATTAATAGTTAGTGCATTACTACCAATTAATGGGTATCTATCTGACAAATTAAATATCAAACAAACATGGCTCATATTTGTTGTTTTATCTATGGCTTTAGTGTGGATTCTGACTATAAATTTAAAGAAAAGGAGTATAGGGAATACTTATGACAGAAAATAA
- a CDS encoding arginase family protein, with protein MKKGQKMYKINSDVVVENEGKLIRIDGIELSFTEDITQFVDNMNNTLKKSRLSEDTKLLCQLIDSGIITIENVDHFPKHIVNTFFCLELNNLRLDILSNKRKIGIFSVPYFEGSKIPMHIESIEKMKKESQKIPNINFFASNTKCSNIDVSDYGTLNFIKGESLKKLEYFSKSIMRSKILPIFVGGDHSITYSIIKGLFENSIEKIRILKFDSHSDFGDFGDFIHHGNVFNWLEKDFPLEIVNFGNYTPMVEEEAEYVSKKSISFSDIKKLIGYLKENKMKTYISFDIDVLNSNIMGGVSYPNPQGINLSCISYFIKHYLRESNEVIGMDFVEYNSFFDNNNTYAYTSAYVLYMILDGLRQNEVT; from the coding sequence ATGAAGAAAGGACAAAAAATGTATAAAATAAATTCAGATGTTGTTGTAGAAAATGAAGGAAAATTAATACGAATTGATGGTATAGAATTAAGTTTTACAGAAGACATTACACAGTTTGTAGACAATATGAACAATACCCTGAAAAAAAGTAGGTTATCTGAGGACACAAAGCTATTATGTCAATTAATTGATAGTGGTATTATAACTATCGAAAATGTTGATCATTTTCCAAAACACATAGTAAATACTTTTTTTTGTTTAGAACTCAATAATCTAAGATTAGATATTTTATCTAATAAAAGAAAAATTGGGATTTTTTCAGTTCCTTATTTTGAAGGTAGTAAGATCCCTATGCACATAGAATCAATTGAAAAAATGAAAAAAGAATCTCAAAAAATACCTAACATTAATTTTTTTGCATCTAATACGAAATGTTCTAATATAGATGTGTCAGATTACGGTACGCTGAACTTTATTAAAGGAGAGTCTTTGAAAAAATTAGAATATTTTTCCAAAAGTATCATGAGATCAAAAATTCTTCCTATTTTTGTGGGAGGGGATCATAGTATTACTTATTCGATAATTAAAGGATTATTCGAAAATTCCATTGAAAAAATTAGAATTCTTAAGTTTGACAGCCATAGTGACTTTGGCGATTTTGGCGATTTTATTCATCACGGGAATGTTTTTAATTGGTTGGAAAAAGATTTTCCTTTGGAAATAGTAAATTTTGGAAACTACACTCCTATGGTAGAAGAAGAAGCTGAATATGTCTCAAAAAAATCAATATCTTTTTCAGATATAAAGAAATTAATAGGCTATCTTAAAGAGAATAAGATGAAAACTTATATAAGCTTTGATATTGATGTATTAAATTCCAATATTATGGGAGGAGTTAGTTATCCAAATCCTCAAGGAATAAATTTATCTTGTATTTCTTATTTTATAAAGCATTATCTAAGAGAGTCTAATGAGGTAATTGGAATGGATTTTGTTGAATATAACAGTTTTTTTGATAATAATAATACATATGCATACACTAGTGCATATGTATTATATATGATATTAGACGGACTTCGTCAAAACGAGGTAACTTAA